The DNA sequence CTCAATGAGTCCGACCCGCAGAGTGAATTATAGCCAAAACAGCATATGATCCGAGTGGCTGTTAGATCTGGCTTGCTTTGAATATCATATGCAGGAATGCCTGCCCAGTCGCAATCCAGTCGTGCAGATTGGGACAGAGGAAAAGTCTGAGATTAATATGTTGTTGAACTGAATCCCTTCCTGCAGCGGCTTGACCGTGACGACTTGCCAATAAATTATGCCTTAATAGCCCATCTGAGTTTCGCAGAGCGAGCTCGGCTGTTGGTACTGCATTCTTCCGCGGAAGGCCGGATCGGCCCGGTTGCAATTTCCCGGTATATTCCTTCCCGAAAGAATCGCTGGAAGGATTTTTTTACGAGGCGATCCTCTCCGGAATGAAAGGAAAGAATGGCGACGCGCCCGCCCGGAGCTAGTACTTGGGGCAGTTTCTCAAGAAACTGATAGAGAACTTCGAACTCCTGATTGACATCAATGCGAAGAGCCTGAAAGCATCGCTGACAGGACTTTTTGATTTCCTCATCGCGGGTCGCTTTTGGCAAAAACATCAAAGCCTGGGCAATAATCTCCCGAAGTTCAGTGGTCGTATCGATTTTTGCTCCGCGTTTTCTGGCTGCCATGATCGAGCGGGCAATGACTTCAGCATGCGGTTCATCGGAATTTTCCACGAACAGTTCAGTGAGTTGATCTACCCGCAAGTCGCGCAGGCGCTGCGCTGCTGACAGGCCTTTTTCGGGGTTGAGCCGCAGATCCAGCGGCCCTTCTGTCTTGAACGAAAATCCCCGCTCAGGGTTGTCTATCTGCATCGAGGATACGCCCAGATCAGCCAGAATGAAATCAATGGGACCGGACTCCTGGGCAAGGAGATCGATATTGCTGAAATTCATTTGACGGATGGTTAGAATCTCAGGTCCAAATCCCTGAGCGGCCAGACGTTCCCTGGTCCGCGGCAATTCGATGGGATCCACATCGAGGGCGTACAGATGTCCTTGAGATTCCATTTGCCGCAGCATTTCCAAGGTATGTCCGCCATAACCCAGAGTTGCGTCCAGACCAATCTGCCCGGGTCTGATCTGGAGGAACTCGAGGATTTCATTGACGCAAATGGAGATATGCATACCGGCGGGGGTGCTTCCCTTTTGAATGACCCGGGCTATCGTCTCCGCATATTTTTCCGGCTGCAGTTCCTTGTACTTCTCACTGTACGATTTGGGATGAGTCCCC is a window from the Clostridiaceae bacterium HFYG-1003 genome containing:
- the rsmH gene encoding 16S rRNA (cytosine(1402)-N(4))-methyltransferase RsmH, whose translation is MDQSRKDNKGTVDQHSTLNPEEQPKHQRRKRYKGTHPKSYSEKYKELQPEKYAETIARVIQKGSTPAGMHISICVNEILEFLQIRPGQIGLDATLGYGGHTLEMLRQMESQGHLYALDVDPIELPRTRERLAAQGFGPEILTIRQMNFSNIDLLAQESGPIDFILADLGVSSMQIDNPERGFSFKTEGPLDLRLNPEKGLSAAQRLRDLRVDQLTELFVENSDEPHAEVIARSIMAARKRGAKIDTTTELREIIAQALMFLPKATRDEEIKKSCQRCFQALRIDVNQEFEVLYQFLEKLPQVLAPGGRVAILSFHSGEDRLVKKSFQRFFREGIYREIATGPIRPSAEECSTNSRARSAKLRWAIKA